The following coding sequences are from one Ornithorhynchus anatinus isolate Pmale09 chromosome 11, mOrnAna1.pri.v4, whole genome shotgun sequence window:
- the GPATCH8 gene encoding G patch domain-containing protein 8 isoform X1 — protein sequence MADRFSRFNEDRDFQGNHFDQYEEGHLEIEQASLDKPIESDNIGHRLLQKHGWKLGQGLGKSLQGRTDPIPIVVKYDVMGMGRMEMELDYAEDATERRRVLEVEKEDTEELRQKYKDYVDKEKAIAKALEDLRANFYCELCDKQYQKHQEFDNHINSYDHAHKQRLKDLKQREFARNVSSRSRKDEKKQEKALRRLHELAEQRKQAECAPGSGPMFKPTTVAVDEEGGEEEKDEAAAGGNNTQPAFGPAPESAADRGGAGAAASAPGPAPQPVGFSLKNHLGTPLQKLGVSFSFAKKAPVKLESIASVFKDHAEEGGPGDEAPAEEKGSDPGAAQKAGEAEGAAQPDGKKAEEDAAEKEGGSLASTLSKLKRLKREEGASASEPEYYHYTPPAHCTVKPNFPFLLFMRASEQREADGGSSPKAANSPRPRAGHKPAAGAAKATAEASEAPPPKEAIGAGPPEPKGKAEAKGGRGDPGPPGGDGQPPAETKTPEPEGPTEAPQSLPGAKEGPEGPRRPTGPFFPVLSKDESTALQWPSELLIFTKTEPSVSYSCNPLYFDFKLSRNREGRAKGGEKPREAGDGPKAPLQPPDPGDPSKDGEAEGGGRPAGGKVGDATPSGSACGSLGQAEPGGSRAEEAESLSSRKEQAGRSHRHKKKKKHKKSSKRKRKHKEDPEEKGGKGDAGEKAKKRKKRKRKKSKSSGPGDSERGPKPEPPGSGSPAPPRRRRRPPPDDSQRRSLPSEEGTSGQKEEGGGGGGGGGGGAAQDHGGKKRRAEPPPSAPSTPPSASQRRGASRRGSRSGRHSRPGSGDDDEGDSEAGSSHRQRLRRPSPDSEDDEADSGSARSRSRSRSDRRSPSSSTDASSDRSRSSRPRSYSDDSDYSDYSDRPRRRRRERRGRGRRAKRSRGSEDASDSGSSKPRSKRRKYSSSSPRSPSSPSSPPSSSSEDDDDDSSRSRGRSRSRSRGRPRGRSRSRSPSSPSSRSSRSPSPDKRRSRSATARSWQRSRSYSRGRSRGPRSPSLRAGSRKGSGGHESPEERRSGRRDFIRAKIYRSQSPHCFRAGRGDDGRGPDGQDGGPGSPEDRNSLTAKLLLEKIQARKVEPKPGGTEEAPGPAGAPAPAAQGRGGPRLKDPPQGYFGPKLPPSLGHKPVLPLIGKLPAPRRPGTRKSEEAGPDRDEEREQSEPEEGPPGATEPPFGPPEDPEGSPPAAAPEEQKEEPDGAAAEPPPALADGYPTAAGLPAGYLPGDGASPGPLDGDGRPAPPEPGPLPPDPEAEPYAGFAPPAGEPGPEEPDGAEAGSLAPLESQPITFTPEEMEKYSKLQQAAQQHIQQQLLAKQVKAFPASAALAPAAPALQPIHLQPPATATAAATSITTVQHAILQHHAAAAAAAAAIGIHPHPHPQPLAQVHHIPQPHLTPISLSHLTHSLIPGHPATFLASHPIHIIPASAIHPGPFAFHPVPHAALYPTLLAPRPAAATALHLHPLLHPIFSGQDLQHPPSHGT from the exons GGAGGACGGACCCCATTCCGATCGTCGTCAAGTATGATGTCATGGGCATGGGCCGCATGGAGATGGAG CTCGATTATGCCGAAGATGCAACGGAGCGGCGGCGGGTCCTGGAAGTGGAGAAGGAAGACACGGAAGAGCTGAGGCAGAAGTACAAG GACTATGTCGACAAAGAGAAGGCCATCGCCAAGGCCCTGGAAGACCTCCGAGCGAACTTCTACTGCGAACTGTGCGATAAGCAGTATCAGAAGCACCAGGAGTTTGACAACCACATCAACTCATACGACCACGCGCACAAGCAG AGGCTGAAGGATCTCAAGCAGAGGGAGTTCGCTCGCAATGTCTCCTCGCGGTCCCGGAAGGAcgagaagaagcaggagaaggcCCTGCGGCGGCTGCATGAGTTGGCAGAGCAGAGGAAGCAAGCTGAATG CGCTCCCGGGAGCGGCCCCATGTTCAAGCCGACCACGGTAGCCGTAGACGAAGAAGGGGGCGAGGAGGAAAAGGACGAGGCGGCCGCCGGCGGCAACAACACCCAGCCGGCCTTCGGCCCGGCCCCCGAATCGGCCGCCGACCGAGGCGGCGCGGGAGCGGcggcctccgctcccggcccggcccctcagcCCGTCGGCTTCAGCTTGAAGAACCACCTGGGGACCCCGCTGCAGAAGCTAGGGGTGTCGTTTTCCTTCGCCAAGAAGGCCCCGGTCAAGCTGGAGTCGATCGCCTCGGTCTTCAAAGACCACGCGGAGGAGGGTGGCCCCGGGGACGAGGCCCCGGCCGAGGAGAAGGGCTCCGACCCGGGGGCCGCGCAGAAGGCCGGCGAGGCCGAGGGCGCCGCTCAGCCCGACGGCAAGAAGGCCGAGGAGGACGCGGCCGAGAAGGAGGGCGGCTCCCTGGCCTCGACGTTGTCCAAGCTGAAGAGGCTGAAGCGGGAAGAAGGGGCCTCCGCCTCTGAGCCCGAGTACTACCACTACACGCCCCCGGCCCACTGCACGGTGAAGCccaatttccccttcctcctgttcATGCGAGCCAGCGAGCAGAGGGAGGCCGACGGCGGCTCCAGCCCGAAGGCCGCCAACTCTCCAAGGCCCCGGGCCGGCCACAAgccggccgccggggccgccaAGGCCACAGCCGAGGCCTCGGAGGCACCGCCGCCCAAGGAGGCGAtcggggccgggccccccgagccaaagggcaaggccgagGCCAAAGGCGGGCGaggggaccccggccccccaggCGGGGACGGGCAGCCGCCCGCGGAGACCAAGACGCCCGAGCCCGAAGGCCCTACGGAagccccccagtccctccccggGGCCAAGGAGGGCCCAGAAGGGCCCAGGCGGCCCACCGGGCCCTTCTTCCCGGTCCTGAGCAAGGACGAGAGCACGGCGCTCCAGTGGCCCTCCGAACTGCTCATCTTCACCAAGACGGAGCCCTCCGTCTCCTACAGCTGCAACCCGCTCTACTTCGATTTCAAGCTGTCGAGGAACCGCGAGGGACGGGCGAAAGGCGgggagaagcccagagaggcGGGGGACGGCCCAAAGGCCCCGctccagccccccgaccccggcgacCCGAGCAAGgacggggaggcggagggcgggggccgtcCCGCCGGCGGGAAGGTGGGGGACGCGACCCCCTCGGGATCCGCCTGCGGCAGCCTCGGCCAGGCGGAGCCCGGCGGGAGCCGCGCGGAGGAAGCCGAGAGCCTCTCCAGCAGGAAGGAGCAGGCGGGCAGGTCCCACcgacacaagaagaagaagaagcacaaAAAGTCGAGCAAGCGCAAGCGCAAGCACAAGGAGGACCCGGAGGAGAAGGGCGGCAAGGGCGACGCCGGGGAGAAGGCCAAGAAACGCAAGAAGCGGAAGCGCAAGAAGAGCAAGTCGTCCGGGCCCGGGGACTCGGAGCGGGGGCCCAAGCCGGAGCCGCCGGGCAGCgggagcccggccccgccgcggaggcgccgccgccccccgcccgacgACTCTCAGCGGAGGTCGCTGCCGTCCGAAGAGGGGACTAGCGGCCAGAAGGAAGAGGGCggtggaggcgggggcggggggggcggcggggccgcccAGGACCACGGCGGCAAGAAGCGGAGGGCCGAGCCGCCGCCCTCGGCGCCCTCGACCCCGCCGTCCGCCTCCCAGCGCCGGGGGGCCTCCCGCCGGGGGAGCCGGTCCGGCCGCCACAGCCGGCCCGGAAGCGGGGACGACGACGAGGGCGACAGCGAGGCCGGGTCCTCTCACCGGCAgcgcctccgccgcccgtcgccGGACAGCGAGGACGACGAGGCGGACTCGGGCAGCGCCCGGTCGCGGAGCCGCTCCCGGTCCGACCGGCGCTCCCCGTCCAGCAGCACGGACGCGTCCTCGGACCGCAGCCGCTCCAGCCGGCCGCGGAGCTACTCGGACGACAGCGACTACAGCGACTACAGCGaccggccgcggcggcggcggcgggagcggcggggccgggggcggcgggccaaGCGCTCCCGCGGCTCCGAGGACGCCTCGGACTCGGGCAGCTCCAAGCCCCGCTCGAAGCGGCGCAAgtactcctcctcctcgccccgctccccgtcctccccgtcgtccccgccctcctcctcgtccgaggacgacgacgacgactccAGCCGGAGCCGCGGCCGGTCCCGGAGCCGCTCgcggggccgcccccggggccgctcACGCAGCCGcagccccagcagccccagcagccgcagcagccgcagccccagccccgacaagcggcggagccgcagCGCCACGGCCCGCAGCTGGCAGCGCAGCCGCAGCTACAGCCGAGGACGCAGCCGCGGCCCCCGCAGCCCCTCGCTGAGGGCGGGCTCGCGGAAGGGCTCCGGGGGCCACGAGAGCCCCGAGGAGCGGCGCTCGGGCCGCCGGGACTTCATCCGCGCCAAGATCTACCGCTCCCAGTCCCCGCACTGCTTCCGGGCCGGCCGCGGGGACGACGGCCGGGGCCCGGACGGGCAGGACGGGGGCCCCGGCAGCCCCGAGGACCGGAACTCGCTCACCGCCAAGCTGCTGCTGGAGAAGATCCAGGCGAGGAAGGTGGAGCCCAAGCCCGGAGGCACCGAGgaggccccggggcccgcgggggcccccgcccccgcggcccagGGCAGAGGGGGCCCCAGGCTGAAGGACCCACCCCAGGGCTACTTCGGCCCCAAGCTGCCCCCTTCCCTGGGCCACAAGCCGGTCCTCCCTCTCATCGGGAAACTGCCCGCCCCCCGGAGGCCCGGCACCAGGAAGAGCGAAGAGGCGGGCCCGGACCGGGATGAGGAGCGGGAGCAGTCGGAGCCGGAGGAGGGGCCTCCGGGGGCCACCGAACCCCCCTTCGGGCCCCCGGAGGACCCCGAGggctccccgcccgccgccgcccccgaagagcagaaggaggagcccGACGGAGCGGCCGCcgagccgcccccggccctcgCCGACGGCTACCCTACGGCCGCGGGGCTTCCCGCCGGCTACCTCCCCGGGGACggggcctccccggggcccctcGACGGGGACGGTCGGCCCGCCCCGCCGGAGCCCGGCCCGCTGCCTCCGGACCCCGAGGCGGAGCCCTACGCGGGCTTCGCGCCCCCGGCGGGGGAGCCCGGCCCCGAGGAGCCggacggggcggaggcggggtccCTGGCCCCCCTGGAGAGCCAGCCCATCACCTTCACCCCCGAGGAGATGGAGAAGTACAGCAAGCTCCAGCAGGCGGCCCAGCAGCACATCCAGCAGCAGCTCCTTGCCAAACAAGTGAAGGCCTTCCCCGCCTCGGCCGCCctggccccggccgccccggccctgcagcccatccacctccagccGCCGGCCACGGCCACGGCCGCGGCCACCTCCATCACCACGGTGCAGCACGCCATCCTGCAGCATCacgccgccgcggccgccgccgccgccgccatcggcATCCACCCGCACCCGcacccccagcccctggcccaggTGCACCACATCCCCCAGCCGCACctgacccccatctccctctcccacctgaccCACTCCCTCATCCCCGGCCACCCGGCCACCTTCCTGGCCAGCCACCCCATCCACATCATCCCCGCCTCCGCCATCCACCCGGGGCCCTTCGCCTTCCACCCCGTCCCCCACGCGGCCCTCTACCCCACGCtcctggccccccgccccgccgccgccaccgccctccacctccacccgctGCTGCACCCCATTTTCTCAGGTCAGGACCTGCAGCACCCGCCCAGCCACGGCACctga
- the GPATCH8 gene encoding G patch domain-containing protein 8 isoform X2 — MGMGRMEMELDYAEDATERRRVLEVEKEDTEELRQKYKDYVDKEKAIAKALEDLRANFYCELCDKQYQKHQEFDNHINSYDHAHKQRLKDLKQREFARNVSSRSRKDEKKQEKALRRLHELAEQRKQAECAPGSGPMFKPTTVAVDEEGGEEEKDEAAAGGNNTQPAFGPAPESAADRGGAGAAASAPGPAPQPVGFSLKNHLGTPLQKLGVSFSFAKKAPVKLESIASVFKDHAEEGGPGDEAPAEEKGSDPGAAQKAGEAEGAAQPDGKKAEEDAAEKEGGSLASTLSKLKRLKREEGASASEPEYYHYTPPAHCTVKPNFPFLLFMRASEQREADGGSSPKAANSPRPRAGHKPAAGAAKATAEASEAPPPKEAIGAGPPEPKGKAEAKGGRGDPGPPGGDGQPPAETKTPEPEGPTEAPQSLPGAKEGPEGPRRPTGPFFPVLSKDESTALQWPSELLIFTKTEPSVSYSCNPLYFDFKLSRNREGRAKGGEKPREAGDGPKAPLQPPDPGDPSKDGEAEGGGRPAGGKVGDATPSGSACGSLGQAEPGGSRAEEAESLSSRKEQAGRSHRHKKKKKHKKSSKRKRKHKEDPEEKGGKGDAGEKAKKRKKRKRKKSKSSGPGDSERGPKPEPPGSGSPAPPRRRRRPPPDDSQRRSLPSEEGTSGQKEEGGGGGGGGGGGAAQDHGGKKRRAEPPPSAPSTPPSASQRRGASRRGSRSGRHSRPGSGDDDEGDSEAGSSHRQRLRRPSPDSEDDEADSGSARSRSRSRSDRRSPSSSTDASSDRSRSSRPRSYSDDSDYSDYSDRPRRRRRERRGRGRRAKRSRGSEDASDSGSSKPRSKRRKYSSSSPRSPSSPSSPPSSSSEDDDDDSSRSRGRSRSRSRGRPRGRSRSRSPSSPSSRSSRSPSPDKRRSRSATARSWQRSRSYSRGRSRGPRSPSLRAGSRKGSGGHESPEERRSGRRDFIRAKIYRSQSPHCFRAGRGDDGRGPDGQDGGPGSPEDRNSLTAKLLLEKIQARKVEPKPGGTEEAPGPAGAPAPAAQGRGGPRLKDPPQGYFGPKLPPSLGHKPVLPLIGKLPAPRRPGTRKSEEAGPDRDEEREQSEPEEGPPGATEPPFGPPEDPEGSPPAAAPEEQKEEPDGAAAEPPPALADGYPTAAGLPAGYLPGDGASPGPLDGDGRPAPPEPGPLPPDPEAEPYAGFAPPAGEPGPEEPDGAEAGSLAPLESQPITFTPEEMEKYSKLQQAAQQHIQQQLLAKQVKAFPASAALAPAAPALQPIHLQPPATATAAATSITTVQHAILQHHAAAAAAAAAIGIHPHPHPQPLAQVHHIPQPHLTPISLSHLTHSLIPGHPATFLASHPIHIIPASAIHPGPFAFHPVPHAALYPTLLAPRPAAATALHLHPLLHPIFSGQDLQHPPSHGT; from the exons ATGGGCATGGGCCGCATGGAGATGGAG CTCGATTATGCCGAAGATGCAACGGAGCGGCGGCGGGTCCTGGAAGTGGAGAAGGAAGACACGGAAGAGCTGAGGCAGAAGTACAAG GACTATGTCGACAAAGAGAAGGCCATCGCCAAGGCCCTGGAAGACCTCCGAGCGAACTTCTACTGCGAACTGTGCGATAAGCAGTATCAGAAGCACCAGGAGTTTGACAACCACATCAACTCATACGACCACGCGCACAAGCAG AGGCTGAAGGATCTCAAGCAGAGGGAGTTCGCTCGCAATGTCTCCTCGCGGTCCCGGAAGGAcgagaagaagcaggagaaggcCCTGCGGCGGCTGCATGAGTTGGCAGAGCAGAGGAAGCAAGCTGAATG CGCTCCCGGGAGCGGCCCCATGTTCAAGCCGACCACGGTAGCCGTAGACGAAGAAGGGGGCGAGGAGGAAAAGGACGAGGCGGCCGCCGGCGGCAACAACACCCAGCCGGCCTTCGGCCCGGCCCCCGAATCGGCCGCCGACCGAGGCGGCGCGGGAGCGGcggcctccgctcccggcccggcccctcagcCCGTCGGCTTCAGCTTGAAGAACCACCTGGGGACCCCGCTGCAGAAGCTAGGGGTGTCGTTTTCCTTCGCCAAGAAGGCCCCGGTCAAGCTGGAGTCGATCGCCTCGGTCTTCAAAGACCACGCGGAGGAGGGTGGCCCCGGGGACGAGGCCCCGGCCGAGGAGAAGGGCTCCGACCCGGGGGCCGCGCAGAAGGCCGGCGAGGCCGAGGGCGCCGCTCAGCCCGACGGCAAGAAGGCCGAGGAGGACGCGGCCGAGAAGGAGGGCGGCTCCCTGGCCTCGACGTTGTCCAAGCTGAAGAGGCTGAAGCGGGAAGAAGGGGCCTCCGCCTCTGAGCCCGAGTACTACCACTACACGCCCCCGGCCCACTGCACGGTGAAGCccaatttccccttcctcctgttcATGCGAGCCAGCGAGCAGAGGGAGGCCGACGGCGGCTCCAGCCCGAAGGCCGCCAACTCTCCAAGGCCCCGGGCCGGCCACAAgccggccgccggggccgccaAGGCCACAGCCGAGGCCTCGGAGGCACCGCCGCCCAAGGAGGCGAtcggggccgggccccccgagccaaagggcaaggccgagGCCAAAGGCGGGCGaggggaccccggccccccaggCGGGGACGGGCAGCCGCCCGCGGAGACCAAGACGCCCGAGCCCGAAGGCCCTACGGAagccccccagtccctccccggGGCCAAGGAGGGCCCAGAAGGGCCCAGGCGGCCCACCGGGCCCTTCTTCCCGGTCCTGAGCAAGGACGAGAGCACGGCGCTCCAGTGGCCCTCCGAACTGCTCATCTTCACCAAGACGGAGCCCTCCGTCTCCTACAGCTGCAACCCGCTCTACTTCGATTTCAAGCTGTCGAGGAACCGCGAGGGACGGGCGAAAGGCGgggagaagcccagagaggcGGGGGACGGCCCAAAGGCCCCGctccagccccccgaccccggcgacCCGAGCAAGgacggggaggcggagggcgggggccgtcCCGCCGGCGGGAAGGTGGGGGACGCGACCCCCTCGGGATCCGCCTGCGGCAGCCTCGGCCAGGCGGAGCCCGGCGGGAGCCGCGCGGAGGAAGCCGAGAGCCTCTCCAGCAGGAAGGAGCAGGCGGGCAGGTCCCACcgacacaagaagaagaagaagcacaaAAAGTCGAGCAAGCGCAAGCGCAAGCACAAGGAGGACCCGGAGGAGAAGGGCGGCAAGGGCGACGCCGGGGAGAAGGCCAAGAAACGCAAGAAGCGGAAGCGCAAGAAGAGCAAGTCGTCCGGGCCCGGGGACTCGGAGCGGGGGCCCAAGCCGGAGCCGCCGGGCAGCgggagcccggccccgccgcggaggcgccgccgccccccgcccgacgACTCTCAGCGGAGGTCGCTGCCGTCCGAAGAGGGGACTAGCGGCCAGAAGGAAGAGGGCggtggaggcgggggcggggggggcggcggggccgcccAGGACCACGGCGGCAAGAAGCGGAGGGCCGAGCCGCCGCCCTCGGCGCCCTCGACCCCGCCGTCCGCCTCCCAGCGCCGGGGGGCCTCCCGCCGGGGGAGCCGGTCCGGCCGCCACAGCCGGCCCGGAAGCGGGGACGACGACGAGGGCGACAGCGAGGCCGGGTCCTCTCACCGGCAgcgcctccgccgcccgtcgccGGACAGCGAGGACGACGAGGCGGACTCGGGCAGCGCCCGGTCGCGGAGCCGCTCCCGGTCCGACCGGCGCTCCCCGTCCAGCAGCACGGACGCGTCCTCGGACCGCAGCCGCTCCAGCCGGCCGCGGAGCTACTCGGACGACAGCGACTACAGCGACTACAGCGaccggccgcggcggcggcggcgggagcggcggggccgggggcggcgggccaaGCGCTCCCGCGGCTCCGAGGACGCCTCGGACTCGGGCAGCTCCAAGCCCCGCTCGAAGCGGCGCAAgtactcctcctcctcgccccgctccccgtcctccccgtcgtccccgccctcctcctcgtccgaggacgacgacgacgactccAGCCGGAGCCGCGGCCGGTCCCGGAGCCGCTCgcggggccgcccccggggccgctcACGCAGCCGcagccccagcagccccagcagccgcagcagccgcagccccagccccgacaagcggcggagccgcagCGCCACGGCCCGCAGCTGGCAGCGCAGCCGCAGCTACAGCCGAGGACGCAGCCGCGGCCCCCGCAGCCCCTCGCTGAGGGCGGGCTCGCGGAAGGGCTCCGGGGGCCACGAGAGCCCCGAGGAGCGGCGCTCGGGCCGCCGGGACTTCATCCGCGCCAAGATCTACCGCTCCCAGTCCCCGCACTGCTTCCGGGCCGGCCGCGGGGACGACGGCCGGGGCCCGGACGGGCAGGACGGGGGCCCCGGCAGCCCCGAGGACCGGAACTCGCTCACCGCCAAGCTGCTGCTGGAGAAGATCCAGGCGAGGAAGGTGGAGCCCAAGCCCGGAGGCACCGAGgaggccccggggcccgcgggggcccccgcccccgcggcccagGGCAGAGGGGGCCCCAGGCTGAAGGACCCACCCCAGGGCTACTTCGGCCCCAAGCTGCCCCCTTCCCTGGGCCACAAGCCGGTCCTCCCTCTCATCGGGAAACTGCCCGCCCCCCGGAGGCCCGGCACCAGGAAGAGCGAAGAGGCGGGCCCGGACCGGGATGAGGAGCGGGAGCAGTCGGAGCCGGAGGAGGGGCCTCCGGGGGCCACCGAACCCCCCTTCGGGCCCCCGGAGGACCCCGAGggctccccgcccgccgccgcccccgaagagcagaaggaggagcccGACGGAGCGGCCGCcgagccgcccccggccctcgCCGACGGCTACCCTACGGCCGCGGGGCTTCCCGCCGGCTACCTCCCCGGGGACggggcctccccggggcccctcGACGGGGACGGTCGGCCCGCCCCGCCGGAGCCCGGCCCGCTGCCTCCGGACCCCGAGGCGGAGCCCTACGCGGGCTTCGCGCCCCCGGCGGGGGAGCCCGGCCCCGAGGAGCCggacggggcggaggcggggtccCTGGCCCCCCTGGAGAGCCAGCCCATCACCTTCACCCCCGAGGAGATGGAGAAGTACAGCAAGCTCCAGCAGGCGGCCCAGCAGCACATCCAGCAGCAGCTCCTTGCCAAACAAGTGAAGGCCTTCCCCGCCTCGGCCGCCctggccccggccgccccggccctgcagcccatccacctccagccGCCGGCCACGGCCACGGCCGCGGCCACCTCCATCACCACGGTGCAGCACGCCATCCTGCAGCATCacgccgccgcggccgccgccgccgccgccatcggcATCCACCCGCACCCGcacccccagcccctggcccaggTGCACCACATCCCCCAGCCGCACctgacccccatctccctctcccacctgaccCACTCCCTCATCCCCGGCCACCCGGCCACCTTCCTGGCCAGCCACCCCATCCACATCATCCCCGCCTCCGCCATCCACCCGGGGCCCTTCGCCTTCCACCCCGTCCCCCACGCGGCCCTCTACCCCACGCtcctggccccccgccccgccgccgccaccgccctccacctccacccgctGCTGCACCCCATTTTCTCAGGTCAGGACCTGCAGCACCCGCCCAGCCACGGCACctga